The Argentina anserina chromosome 5, drPotAnse1.1, whole genome shotgun sequence genome includes the window GGGAGGAGAGTGGTTGGGGGAAAGAGGCGACGTTTCGAGTAGCGCCGCGGCTGAGCTCCGGCGAGTGCTTCGTCTTCCACCGACTGAACCTTTcttcatctctctcttctgagcgtttgaaatttgaaacacCTCTGTGAATACTTTACCAAAATGAACTTGGCGCTCAGGACAGGCTTTATATAAGCAAATATGGGAACATTTTATTATAAGTAAATTTACTTTTAGATTATCGAAGGGCATTTGGTCTAGTGGTATGATTCTCGCTTAGGGTGCGAGAGGTCCCGAGTTCAATTCTCGGAATGCCCCCTtggtttctttttcatttttcacttttttaacCTGATCATAGAAACCTGGAGCATTCAACAGTATCTGCACTTCTTGAAACCCAGTGATCATCTCAATCTAAGTCGGATATGTACCGGCATTACTTTTCGCAATCAAAACTTCCCAGACTCGACTGTTCTAATATTGCTGGCTGGAGGTGTCTACATCCCTAGCCAGTTACTAGAAGAACACTACAATAAATTGACTCATATTGCTGGCTGCCccaaagcaaaacaaaattcaCACAGAAATGTGTCATTGATGTAGCTGCCGGAGAAGATTTCAAATCTGACCAGACATTAGCGCGGTTCTACAGCTTTCATTCAAAACTTCTCTCTTGTTTTCACCCTTTGTTTTTTGTCTTGTCCGTATATCTCTTTTCCAGCAAAACCTATGGCCTATATATACCTTATATCTCATACGGCAGCTCATCTCTTAACCCTAGAATCTCTTCCTAATACAAtcttaaataaaaaagaaaaaaatccatatgaatatgaaatacacattttattataaatctctTTTTTATAACAATTTCTAATTaccatttaactaaatatatttgaagacATATTTCTAAATATATTGAACTACCCTTGAAGAAACAATCGCCAGAAACTTCTATGATAGGAAAAAAAACCATAatcttttcctagtccaattagataaaaaaatttaattttctttttgcatatcaaatcttcatgacttgtcctccacacctttagatcttcatcaactatatgGAGGCCAACATATGTATGTACCTTTAATCTCCCCATTTGGTCTTCCATGCAACTTTCACCATCAAGTACCTACAAGACAATCATGAACAATGTAAGTACAATTTTTCGATAAACAAACTTCCAACATGTTTACCAAACAGAGTTATGTCTACAGTACCACGAGAATATCCCTGTGAAATAAGATAAGTATAGAGTTTATCATATCATACACGAGGAgtttgtttaagaccataaacAACCTTTTTAAGTTTCCAAACGTAATCAGGATGGTGAATATCTTTAAATTCTAGAGGTTGTTCAACAAACACTTCTTCCTGAGAATAGCCTTGAGCAACTAGTCTAGCTTTGTTCCTCGTAATTGTGTCATGTTCCTCCAATTTATTCCTGAAAATCCACTGAGTATCAACCATATTAGTATTTTTCAGGTTGAGGAACAAGAGTACATATCTCAttcttttcaaattgattGAGCTCTTCTTGTATTAGATTGATCCAATCATCATCCAGAAAAGCGTCTAGAGCTTTGTTAATTTCCACAACTTCTGTGTTGGAGCTTTCTGTATCATCCTCTTTGTTGGATGTGATCTCTACATTTCTCCCTCTTGTGCGCATGCCTTCTCCAATAATGTCTGTGGAAGAATGATTTTTACGAACCTGCTTGAATCTAGTTCGATATTTTGTTGTTGGTTGTAGATACTTGTCCACATCCTTTGCCTCTTCATGTGACTCCACATTCTTATCTTGCATGCTAGTTAAATTTTCATTAGATAAACTGGACAAATCCACATTATTATCAACAATAACATTTATTGAATCAATTatagttttagtttctttattATAAAATTCATAATCTATATCAATATGACACAGATTGCAAAAAGCTTATATGAAATTGTGATTATCTTTTTTCCTCCACACTTTCTTACCTGGATACCTCTGAGTTACTTTCACGTCATGTTTAGGTTCTTTATAAGATTTATATAAACCAATAAACATCAAGTTCAAATTGACCATGTTGTTCCAACTTACTTCGAATATCTTTAATATATTTCTCATAGTCATCTGAGTTTACCACATTTGAATTGAACGAGGtctgaaaattttcagatttttcaTGTTTTCAATGTATTTTTCACTTGTCTTTAAACCTGTTTGTTCACGAACAAAATTAGTGGAAATATTAGGATTTCTATTTGAGCTAGACTTACCAGTATATCTCATGGGTCTTGGGAACGGGTTATGagattctttttcttatttattattCCTAAGCTCTTCTAAGAGGGGAGATACAGAATATAATCCTTCTTATTCGGAGTCGGAGGGCGAATCAAGCAAGCGCTATTGAAAGTCGTAAGTGAAGGAAGTAAGtagcgggggggggggggggggggggaagtaTAGTGAACAGTTAAGTGGCTATCCGGAGGGCAAGCGGGTAACTGACTAGTCAAAACTTAGGTAGGTCGATCGTCCCCCAATAACAGAAGGGTAGCCCCCCTGCCTTACTGGTCAGGACAAACTGGAAACGAGGCACTCCAGGGTGAGAATTCTTGATCTCTCTCAATATCTCTCTCAATTCGAAAATCCAGGATTTGAATTGATGTCCTTTCATTGAGTCCTCCTAAATTGCATTGATTTATCCTAAAGATTTCATTCCGGTTATATCATTGTAACTCTTTCTTAAACTCAAAATGtcatataactatttagagctattttgaaattttccaaCTTTGTTATTTGTTCCATCAAGCAAAACATGCAGCTTGacaagtttagagtttaataaatcaattaaatcatcttTTTCTATAACCTCATCCTGGAGCATTTGAATTTTTGCTAGAAGTCGTTTTCGTTCAAGCACATGATCATTATTGTCATTTTTCTGTCTCATGTTTAGTTTCTCCTATACCCATTGtaatttttcctcttctatcttgttggcataggcttatgcccgccataatcagcacaactatcagcGCATTAAGGCTAGTGTATAGCACAGTCTTACAATACTAATAGCAAATCAGCCGCACTAGCTACGCAATGGGCCTCCCCGTGACCCAAATtgactacggacgcgccctcacgcgcatcttaaagaaggctccagagagcaccttaatcggacgtcgtcccaTATCGAATGGCAAGTAAACGATCCACTTCAACttaacaataaaaggtcagaCTCTTGACCTTACAAGGTAAGTACACTGAACTCCCTACTGtaactctgcataaattaccatCGCCCTAACTTAAGCGTCAGAGAGtcgaagaccacgccgccATGGTCTCTACTTTGACGACGTGTGCTACCTGTGACAGGAAGGAGACGAGGAGTACGGCGTACCATATCCACGAGGAGTACGGCGTACTAAATCAGAGTATAATCACAGCattaacattggcgccgtctgtgggaaaCCGCAACAAAAaagtcaaccaaaaaaaaaaccccatGCAACACCTAGCCAAACAACTACACTTCAACATGGGCACTACCAATCCTTCCCCCTCTACTCCGGCAGGCGGTCACATCGAAGACGTCACAGACCTTAGCCTCAACCACCCTCTACCCTCCGCCAACGACCCTTTCATCCTCACACCTACACCCGGAACAGTCGTCAGTACTAATGCGACTACAGATCCGGCACCCGCCGCAAGAATGGAAAGCATGGCTCGCGATCTAGCCGATTGCCAGCAGCGCGAGGCACTGGAACGCGAGAAAGCAACAGCTCTCCAGAGCGAGCTTGACAGGATGCGGACACAGCTCGAACGGGCCGAGCGCAGTCATTTACATGGGGAGTCAAATCGCGAAGGCAGCGCGCAAACGAGAGGACGAGAACAAGTTCGCTTAAGCATCAGCTTGACCCCCTCCGAACTCGCCAAGAAACGGCCACCATCACCACGGCGTATCCACAACTGTGAGGAAGGAAGCACAAGCGTCACCTCCCGTTCCAGACCCCCCACAAC containing:
- the LOC126795570 gene encoding uncharacterized protein LOC126795570; amino-acid sequence: MVDTQWIFRNKLEEHDTITRNKARLVAQGYSQEEVFVEQPLEFKDIHHPDYGYSRGTVLDGESCMEDQMGRLKVHTYVGLHIVDEDLKEEILGLRDELPGVSNFKRSEERDEERFSRWKTKHSPELSRGATRNVASFPQPLSSRSQIDVFQEDDSCHGFFRHRISSPPAADANGLASIPDLKNLASSRLQDLKQHIDRSHTEILKDCDSARSRLHKRFKIQTQACQQMLDEADKGYKKKTQRTIESREAMMASYAEFIVDAQASASRGMSMA